One Bradyrhizobium sp. ISRA464 genomic window carries:
- the lspA gene encoding signal peptidase II: MSSPVRAGVLAAIATLIADQASKLWLLHVFDIAHRGVVSVTPFFDLVLAWNPGISFGWFQSESPAAQIVLMAVKAAAVIALAVWMARSRTWLATVALGLIIGGAIGNGIDRFAYGAVVDFALFHIQIGEKIFNWYVFNLADVAIVVGVAVLLYDSVLGVPAAKAP; encoded by the coding sequence TTGAGCTCTCCCGTTCGCGCCGGCGTGCTCGCGGCGATCGCGACGCTGATCGCCGACCAGGCCTCGAAGCTCTGGCTGCTGCACGTGTTCGACATCGCCCACCGCGGCGTTGTGTCGGTGACGCCGTTCTTCGACCTGGTTCTCGCCTGGAATCCCGGGATCAGCTTCGGCTGGTTCCAGAGCGAAAGTCCCGCGGCCCAGATCGTCCTGATGGCGGTCAAGGCGGCGGCGGTGATCGCGCTGGCGGTCTGGATGGCGCGCTCGCGGACCTGGCTTGCCACGGTGGCGCTCGGCCTGATCATCGGCGGCGCGATCGGTAACGGGATCGACCGCTTCGCCTACGGCGCCGTGGTCGATTTTGCCCTGTTTCATATCCAGATCGGCGAGAAAATCTTCAATTGGTACGTATTTAACCTCGCGGATGTGGCCATCGTTGTCGGCGTGGCAGTGCTATTGT